A genomic window from candidate division WOR-3 bacterium includes:
- a CDS encoding V-type ATP synthase subunit K — translation MTDPLGMAIAIAGGALAAILAGIGSAIGIGYTAQAANGVLSEDPDKFGQLLILVALPGTQGFYGFLGAFLLMTKIGLLGGTVPAISLWQGLQLFFACMPIALAGLVSAIWQGKVCTAGVEMVAKRPQESAKAVIYGILVEIYAVLGLIVTILSLMGMKL, via the coding sequence ATGACTGATCCATTAGGTATGGCAATCGCCATTGCTGGTGGTGCCCTTGCCGCAATTCTGGCAGGCATCGGTTCAGCCATTGGAATTGGATATACTGCCCAGGCAGCAAATGGGGTTTTGAGTGAAGACCCTGATAAATTCGGGCAGTTGTTGATTCTTGTTGCATTACCAGGAACACAGGGGTTCTATGGATTTCTCGGTGCATTCTTATTAATGACCAAGATTGGCTTACTCGGTGGCACAGTTCCCGCAATATCGCTATGGCAGGGTTTACAACTATTCTTTGCCTGTATGCCTATAGCACTGGCAGGACTCGTTTCAGCAATCTGGCAGGGAAAGGTATGCACCGCAGGTGTTGAAATGGTTGCAAAAAGACCTCAGGAATCAGCAAAGGCAGTAATTTATGGAATCTTAGTTGAAATCTACGCAGTATTAGGATTGATTGTTACAATATTGAGTCTGATGGGAATGAAATTATAA
- a CDS encoding sigma 54-interacting transcriptional regulator, giving the protein MSEISERKKWIAESKARCKKLGLDPNKQRITKSLTRSELIHRQTINESFIKSALPYMKLCSETFKLCGSIVVLTDKEGYILKAIGPESILQSRRKMGLGEGGSLREEDAGTNAVALAIKHLRPVYVEGKEYYLKIFQSGACFCAPIIHNEIFLGTIVIVHPEKKGHPHTFTLVKLLAGVIQKDYQRSSELKFFADLSKLLNLIFVITDYKGNIIWLSERAKKVLRCSNKDNITTNFDIEIITKKSVINEVFKSNKTSSKYYVLRREYDDKYIFIFEPVSEEMIEEGDFTPRAPYTFDDIIGLEEIKLSAKNIALQDTNLLIIGESGTGKDLLASAIHNASPRAKEKFVVVNCAAIPENLFESELFGYKRGAFTDARYDKIGKIEYANNGTLFFDEIAELPPNVQAKLLRVLEDKKVIPLGTNEGRIVNIRFIFATNRNLEELIERGKFREDLYYRIHSPKIEIPPLRERRKEIPVLIEHLLLKIRERYKGFVSGLTEQAKKALMEFDYPGNVRQLEKILEQAFLTCRKEYIDVEDLGLEIVEPLSIEQKVQRYKANLIYEVFIANGRNIKKTCLELGLSERQVYRYLKMIKVNNNI; this is encoded by the coding sequence ATGTCTGAAATATCAGAAAGAAAGAAATGGATTGCTGAATCCAAAGCGCGTTGCAAAAAATTGGGATTGGATCCCAATAAGCAGCGTATTACAAAATCATTGACCCGCTCTGAACTTATTCACCGACAGACAATCAATGAGTCTTTTATAAAATCAGCGCTTCCGTATATGAAACTTTGTAGCGAAACATTTAAGTTATGCGGCTCAATAGTTGTATTAACCGATAAAGAAGGCTATATACTAAAAGCGATCGGTCCAGAATCTATTCTACAGAGCAGGCGTAAGATGGGACTTGGAGAAGGAGGGTCACTTCGCGAAGAGGATGCGGGAACAAATGCAGTAGCACTTGCCATAAAACATTTAAGGCCGGTTTATGTGGAAGGTAAAGAGTATTATTTAAAAATCTTTCAGTCCGGTGCCTGTTTTTGTGCGCCAATTATTCATAATGAAATCTTTTTGGGAACAATTGTAATAGTGCATCCGGAAAAGAAGGGACATCCCCATACCTTTACACTGGTAAAACTCCTTGCTGGAGTAATTCAAAAAGATTACCAGAGGTCATCGGAATTAAAATTTTTTGCTGACTTATCAAAATTACTCAATTTAATTTTTGTGATTACAGATTATAAAGGTAATATAATCTGGCTTAGCGAACGTGCGAAAAAAGTGCTAAGGTGTAGCAACAAAGATAATATTACAACTAATTTTGATATTGAAATCATAACTAAAAAATCAGTTATAAATGAAGTATTTAAATCTAATAAAACCTCCTCAAAGTATTATGTATTACGAAGGGAATATGATGATAAATATATATTTATCTTTGAGCCCGTATCTGAAGAAATGATAGAAGAAGGTGATTTCACTCCGCGGGCTCCTTATACTTTCGATGATATTATCGGATTAGAAGAAATCAAATTGAGTGCTAAGAATATAGCATTACAGGATACCAATCTTCTAATCATCGGGGAAAGTGGAACCGGAAAAGACCTCCTTGCTTCAGCAATTCACAACGCAAGCCCCAGGGCAAAGGAAAAATTTGTAGTGGTTAACTGTGCAGCAATACCGGAAAATCTTTTTGAGTCTGAATTGTTCGGATATAAGAGAGGCGCATTTACTGATGCCCGTTATGACAAGATAGGGAAAATTGAATATGCAAACAACGGAACACTTTTCTTCGATGAGATTGCTGAACTGCCACCCAATGTTCAGGCTAAACTTTTGCGTGTTCTTGAAGATAAAAAAGTTATTCCATTGGGCACTAACGAAGGACGTATTGTGAACATTAGATTTATTTTTGCTACAAATCGTAACCTTGAAGAGCTTATAGAAAGAGGTAAATTTAGAGAAGATTTATACTATCGGATACATTCACCTAAGATTGAAATTCCGCCACTCCGTGAGCGCCGTAAAGAAATACCGGTTTTAATTGAACATTTACTATTAAAAATACGCGAGAGATATAAAGGTTTTGTTTCTGGACTAACTGAACAGGCAAAAAAGGCTTTAATGGAATTTGATTATCCTGGCAATGTACGTCAGCTTGAGAAAATTTTAGAACAGGCTTTCTTGACCTGCAGAAAAGAGTATATTGATGTGGAGGATTTAGGATTAGAAATTGTTGAGCCACTTTCAATTGAGCAAAAGGTTCAACGATATAAGGCGAATCTGATTTATGAAGTTTTTATAGCCAATGGCAGAAATATTAAAAAGACTTGTTTAGAACTTGGCTTATCTGAACGTCAGGTCTATAGATATTTGAAGATGATAAAAGTGAATAACAATATATAG
- a CDS encoding 2-oxoacid:acceptor oxidoreductase subunit alpha — translation MAQLNNRSIKIMTGNEACAEAAIVAGMRFFAGYPITPSSEIAEVLSKRLPEVGGVFIQMEDEIASMGAIIGASLSGLKSMTATSGPGFSLMQENIGYASMAEVPVVVVNVQRGGPSTGLPTLPSQADVMQARWGTHGDHPVIAVSPSTVQDTYEWTVKAFNFSEKYRVPVIILMDEIVGHLNEKIVIPDANEIEIINRPITTDPPEKYIPYKLTENDIPPIAHYGTGYRFNVTGLSHDETGFPTNDPKKIDALYRRINRKIERYKNEIIFYKTELLDDAEICLVSYGSSARSAKRAMREARASGIKVGLFQIYVLWPFPCEALREISNRIKKFIVPEMNLGQIAHEVECATRTECIKVNRVDGSPITPQEILEKIKYVSV, via the coding sequence ATGGCACAATTAAACAATAGATCTATAAAGATAATGACCGGCAATGAAGCCTGCGCCGAGGCTGCGATAGTTGCCGGAATGAGATTTTTCGCTGGTTATCCAATCACCCCATCTTCCGAAATTGCTGAAGTTTTATCCAAAAGGTTACCGGAAGTTGGAGGGGTTTTTATTCAAATGGAAGATGAAATTGCATCTATGGGAGCAATAATTGGTGCTTCATTATCAGGATTGAAATCAATGACTGCAACAAGCGGTCCGGGATTTTCTTTGATGCAGGAGAATATTGGTTATGCATCAATGGCAGAGGTTCCGGTCGTTGTAGTTAATGTTCAACGCGGTGGACCAAGCACTGGATTACCAACATTACCTTCTCAGGCAGATGTTATGCAGGCAAGATGGGGCACCCATGGGGATCATCCAGTGATTGCGGTATCGCCATCAACGGTCCAGGATACCTATGAATGGACTGTAAAGGCATTCAATTTTTCAGAAAAATACCGTGTACCGGTAATTATTTTGATGGACGAAATTGTAGGACATTTGAATGAAAAGATAGTAATCCCTGATGCTAATGAAATTGAGATTATCAATAGACCCATCACCACAGATCCACCGGAAAAGTATATTCCTTATAAATTAACTGAAAATGATATTCCACCCATTGCCCATTATGGAACCGGTTATAGATTCAATGTTACTGGGTTAAGCCACGATGAAACAGGATTTCCAACAAACGACCCAAAAAAGATTGATGCATTATACAGACGTATCAACCGCAAAATAGAAAGATATAAAAATGAAATAATTTTTTATAAAACAGAACTACTTGATGATGCAGAAATATGTCTGGTTTCCTATGGCTCAAGTGCGCGTTCAGCAAAAAGGGCAATGCGCGAAGCCAGGGCTTCGGGAATAAAAGTAGGATTATTCCAGATATATGTGCTCTGGCCCTTTCCCTGTGAGGCATTGAGAGAAATATCAAACAGAATTAAAAAATTCATAGTACCAGAGATGAATTTAGGACAGATAGCCCACGAAGTTGAATGTGCCACAAGGACCGAGTGTATAAAGGTAAATCGGGTTGATGGGAGTCCAATAACCCCTCAAGAAATTCTGGAGAAGATAAAATATGTTTCCGTATAA
- a CDS encoding 2-oxoacid:ferredoxin oxidoreductase subunit beta, giving the protein MFPYKKYLRLDKFPHIWCTGCGCGIIMKAMLRAIERAKIQKDDVAIVSGIGCSSRTPGYLDFNTLHTHHGRAIAFATGVKLAKPKLKVIVVTGDGDATAIGGNHFIHAARRNLDMTVILYNNHIYGMTGGQVSPTTPFGKRASTAPYGSTEPDFDISILAIAAGASFVARSTCYHATQLDKLIEKALLKKGFSLIEVLAQCPTYYGRPNRLGNAVDMLRYYKENSIPVETAKKLSEEEKKGKITIGVLHDIERPEFCEEYQKLLDRVQIKHS; this is encoded by the coding sequence ATGTTTCCGTATAAAAAATATTTAAGATTAGATAAATTTCCTCATATCTGGTGCACGGGTTGTGGTTGTGGCATAATAATGAAAGCAATGTTGAGGGCAATTGAGCGTGCAAAAATTCAGAAAGATGATGTAGCAATAGTATCTGGAATTGGATGTTCTTCCAGAACCCCGGGTTATCTTGATTTTAATACATTGCATACCCATCATGGCAGGGCAATTGCATTTGCTACAGGAGTCAAACTTGCAAAACCCAAATTGAAGGTTATTGTCGTCACTGGAGATGGGGATGCTACTGCAATTGGTGGAAACCATTTTATCCATGCCGCAAGAAGAAATCTTGATATGACTGTGATACTTTATAATAATCATATTTATGGAATGACCGGAGGGCAGGTTTCGCCAACCACACCATTTGGGAAAAGGGCAAGTACTGCTCCCTATGGAAGCACCGAGCCTGATTTTGATATTTCAATTCTTGCCATTGCTGCTGGTGCTTCCTTTGTTGCACGTTCTACCTGCTATCACGCTACACAATTAGATAAATTGATTGAAAAGGCATTATTAAAAAAGGGTTTTTCTTTGATTGAAGTTCTCGCACAATGTCCTACTTATTATGGAAGGCCGAATCGTTTAGGGAATGCAGTTGATATGTTAAGATACTATAAAGAAAATAGCATTCCTGTAGAGACTGCAAAAAAATTGAGTGAAGAGGAGAAAAAAGGAAAGATCACGATAGGTGTTTTGCATGATATTGAAAGACCTGAATTTTGCGAGGAATATCAGAAGTTATTAGATCGAGTTCAAATTAAACATAGCTGA
- a CDS encoding V-type ATP synthase subunit E, producing the protein MQNVIEKILEEAKKEAEAITERYEKEISRLKREYEEKILEAEKKLNEEIEKKKKEEVMKAIAQARLEYNKKLAGEMQEYIDDVLNSAIKKLPEHKKYFNFLKDLIKNSDVKEGELYLSSADKQKYQSQIEKFIKQEGYNFIIKNDDKMSGGVIIKKGKVTFLGSIDVIAEIMKEELKIMIARSLGFV; encoded by the coding sequence ATGCAGAATGTAATTGAAAAGATCTTGGAAGAAGCAAAGAAAGAGGCTGAGGCAATCACCGAGAGATACGAGAAAGAAATTTCAAGGTTAAAGCGGGAATATGAAGAAAAGATTTTAGAAGCAGAGAAGAAATTGAACGAAGAAATTGAAAAAAAGAAGAAAGAAGAAGTGATGAAGGCAATCGCTCAGGCAAGGCTTGAATATAATAAAAAACTCGCAGGAGAGATGCAGGAGTATATAGATGATGTTCTTAATTCAGCGATAAAAAAATTGCCCGAGCATAAGAAGTATTTTAATTTTCTAAAAGATTTGATAAAAAACAGCGATGTCAAAGAAGGAGAATTGTATTTGTCCAGCGCGGATAAACAAAAATATCAATCCCAGATCGAAAAATTCATAAAACAGGAAGGCTATAATTTTATAATAAAAAATGATGATAAAATGTCTGGTGGAGTCATTATCAAAAAAGGAAAAGTCACATTTCTTGGTTCGATTGATGTGATTGCTGAAATAATGAAAGAAGAACTGAAAATTATGATTGCCCGCTCTCTTGGTTTCGTGTAA
- a CDS encoding prephenate dehydratase domain-containing protein, with amino-acid sequence MNKNRIRVYFQGTKGAYSELAAKTYFGDRLESLGLPRFEDLTLALNDDPEAYAILPIENSLMGSIHRNYDLLLSNDIWIIAEVELKITYNLFGLGSEEDIKEIWSHPAVLEQCREFISKNSLYKTVSFFDSAGAAEIVVKESRKDIGIIAGPQVGFIYGLKAIKQHIEDNSMNFTRFLILSKQKKIYPGIDAKSSLVFGVKNEPGILFRCLSIFALRNIDLMKLESRPIIGKPWEYIFYIDLKGSIEDEKIKKAIEVLQDISIYFKFLGSYPVIKEGNDESRCP; translated from the coding sequence ATGAATAAAAATAGAATAAGAGTATATTTTCAGGGAACGAAAGGTGCATACAGTGAACTTGCAGCGAAAACCTATTTTGGCGACAGATTAGAAAGCCTTGGCTTACCACGATTTGAAGATTTAACCCTTGCTTTAAACGATGACCCTGAGGCATACGCAATATTGCCCATTGAAAATTCCCTTATGGGTAGTATACACAGAAACTATGATTTGCTTCTATCTAATGATATCTGGATTATAGCCGAAGTTGAACTAAAGATAACTTATAATCTTTTTGGACTCGGTTCTGAAGAAGATATAAAGGAAATCTGGTCCCACCCTGCAGTACTTGAGCAATGTAGAGAATTTATCTCAAAAAATTCCCTTTACAAAACTGTATCATTTTTTGATTCTGCCGGTGCCGCAGAAATTGTGGTAAAAGAAAGTAGAAAGGATATAGGTATAATCGCCGGTCCACAGGTCGGTTTTATCTATGGATTGAAAGCAATAAAACAGCATATAGAAGATAATTCAATGAATTTCACAAGATTTCTGATTCTTTCAAAACAAAAAAAGATTTATCCAGGAATAGATGCAAAATCTTCACTTGTCTTTGGTGTCAAAAATGAACCAGGAATTCTGTTTCGGTGTTTGAGTATATTTGCCCTGCGCAATATTGACCTTATGAAACTTGAATCAAGACCAATAATTGGAAAGCCGTGGGAGTATATCTTTTATATCGATCTTAAAGGAAGTATTGAAGACGAAAAAATTAAAAAGGCAATTGAAGTATTGCAGGACATCTCAATTTACTTCAAGTTTTTAGGTAGTTATCCAGTAATAAAGGAGGGCAATGATGAATCTCGTTGTCCATAG
- the aroA gene encoding 3-phosphoshikimate 1-carboxyvinyltransferase: MNLVVHSCESISGKISVGGDKSITHRSLILGSIARGRTEIINYSSGKDCISTLNCLKSLGVAINLSKRKISIEGKGLNGLKEPENILDCENSGTTMRLLAGLLSAQKFYSVLTGDDSLRKRPMGRVIEPLKFMGARIESRKGNFAPLSIVGNELKGIEYTMPVASAQVKSSLMLAGLYAKPNTIIHEPIPSRDHTERLFEFFGIKFIKVNNNIVVPPTKVFFGKTILIPNDISSAAFFLILGILSADKLVLKDTGINPMRSGLMEVLKISGAKIDIENQKNFCNEPVADIVVKRQNLKPFIIADAMVPKLIDEIPVLAVLATQLEGRSIIKDAKELRIKETDRIKAIAGELKKFGADIKEIEDGLIINGPTKLQGTVCDSYKDHRIAMALTIAGLIAKGSTIIKDIDCINISFPDFVNILKEVCGEEFIQLDDKCLY, from the coding sequence ATGAATCTCGTTGTCCATAGTTGTGAGAGTATTTCAGGGAAAATATCGGTCGGCGGAGATAAATCAATAACCCATCGGAGTCTGATTCTTGGGTCAATTGCCAGAGGAAGAACCGAGATAATTAATTATTCGTCGGGCAAAGATTGTATTTCAACATTAAATTGCCTTAAGTCATTGGGCGTAGCAATAAATTTAAGTAAAAGAAAGATTTCAATTGAGGGCAAAGGGTTGAATGGTCTCAAAGAACCCGAAAATATTCTTGATTGTGAAAATTCCGGTACAACAATGCGTCTTCTTGCAGGATTGTTATCGGCACAAAAGTTTTATTCTGTCCTCACCGGTGATGATTCATTGAGGAAAAGACCTATGGGAAGGGTAATTGAACCTTTAAAATTTATGGGCGCAAGGATTGAAAGCAGGAAAGGGAATTTTGCCCCGCTGAGTATAGTGGGCAATGAATTAAAGGGGATAGAATATACAATGCCGGTTGCCAGTGCCCAGGTGAAATCTTCATTGATGCTTGCGGGCTTATATGCAAAACCTAATACAATCATACATGAGCCAATTCCATCAAGGGATCATACTGAAAGATTATTTGAGTTTTTTGGAATAAAATTTATCAAAGTGAACAATAATATTGTAGTGCCCCCGACGAAAGTATTCTTCGGGAAAACCATATTAATTCCAAATGACATATCATCTGCTGCATTCTTTTTGATACTGGGCATTCTTTCTGCGGATAAACTTGTGCTCAAGGACACAGGAATAAATCCCATGCGCAGTGGTTTAATGGAGGTACTTAAAATTTCTGGAGCAAAAATTGATATAGAAAATCAAAAGAATTTTTGTAATGAGCCAGTTGCCGATATAGTTGTAAAAAGGCAGAACCTGAAACCATTTATTATTGCAGATGCAATGGTTCCCAAATTGATTGATGAAATTCCCGTGCTGGCGGTTCTGGCAACCCAGTTAGAGGGCAGGTCAATAATAAAAGATGCAAAAGAACTGCGTATCAAAGAGACTGACCGCATAAAGGCAATTGCGGGTGAATTGAAAAAATTTGGTGCAGATATAAAAGAGATAGAAGACGGATTGATAATAAATGGACCAACAAAGTTGCAAGGGACTGTATGTGATAGTTATAAAGACCATAGGATTGCTATGGCACTTACAATTGCGGGATTGATTGCAAAAGGTAGCACAATAATCAAGGACATCGATTGTATAAATATATCGTTTCCCGATTTTGTAAATATCTTAAAGGAGGTCTGTGGTGAGGAATTTATTCAACTTGATGATAAATGCCTATATTGA
- a CDS encoding 2-oxoacid:acceptor oxidoreductase family protein, whose amino-acid sequence MPFRYEFRLSGSGGQGLILAGKILAEAAAIYDGKNATQSQSYGPEARGGSSRSEVIISDEDIDYPKAVNIDFLLALTQEACDKYSKDVKENGVILVDSGFVNRIPEGKFKVFSAPITEIAEKETGKTLVANIVALGMITELTGVVSKESMESAILSRVPKGTEELNIKAFRAGISAAQKIK is encoded by the coding sequence ATGCCTTTTAGATATGAATTTAGATTGAGTGGTTCAGGTGGTCAGGGGTTAATCCTTGCCGGAAAGATTCTCGCTGAAGCAGCAGCAATCTATGATGGAAAGAACGCAACACAGAGCCAATCTTATGGTCCTGAGGCGAGGGGTGGTTCAAGCAGGTCAGAAGTTATCATCAGCGATGAAGATATTGATTACCCAAAGGCGGTGAATATCGATTTCCTTCTTGCCTTAACCCAGGAGGCTTGTGATAAATATAGTAAAGATGTGAAAGAGAACGGCGTTATACTTGTTGATTCAGGATTTGTAAATAGAATCCCTGAAGGTAAATTTAAAGTTTTTTCAGCCCCCATTACAGAAATTGCTGAAAAAGAGACCGGCAAGACATTGGTTGCAAATATTGTTGCCTTGGGTATGATCACTGAGTTAACAGGCGTTGTATCCAAGGAATCAATGGAGTCCGCAATCCTTTCTCGTGTTCCAAAAGGAACAGAAGAACTCAATATTAAGGCATTCCGCGCCGGCATATCTGCGGCACAGAAAATTAAATAA
- a CDS encoding 4Fe-4S binding protein has translation MTTSTRKFEIKINESWCKGCEICVAFCPKQVLIMEKAKAKVANLEACTGCQLCEIYCPDFAIEVEKV, from the coding sequence ATGACAACTTCTACACGAAAATTTGAGATTAAAATAAATGAATCATGGTGTAAAGGCTGTGAAATTTGTGTTGCCTTTTGCCCAAAACAGGTTTTGATTATGGAAAAGGCAAAGGCAAAGGTCGCCAATTTAGAAGCCTGCACCGGTTGTCAGCTATGCGAGATTTATTGTCCGGACTTTGCTATAGAAGTAGAGAAAGTATGA
- the aroF gene encoding 3-deoxy-7-phosphoheptulonate synthase: MIITMSVQAQAEDIERVRKKIDELGYETKLFRGEKKTVIHVIGVTDREKLAKAVESLAGVENLIPILSPYKLASREFHPEDTVISINGKKIGDKSIAVIAGPCAVESEDMMIEIAIAIKEAGAQFLRGGAYKPRSSPYSFHGLGEKGLEILAKAREKTGLYIVTEVLSEIDVPLVYKYADILQIGARNMQNFPLLKTVGRFNKPVLLKRGMSATIEEWLMAAEYILSEGNQNVILCERGIRTFETYTRNTLDISAVPVIKRFSHLPIIVDPSHSSGDWRYVNALARAGIAAGADGIIVEVHPDPANALSDGKQSLKLEVFKELMEEVKKITSVIGRTL; the protein is encoded by the coding sequence ATGATTATTACAATGTCTGTCCAGGCACAGGCTGAAGATATTGAAAGGGTCAGGAAAAAAATTGATGAGTTAGGTTATGAGACAAAACTCTTTCGCGGTGAGAAGAAAACCGTTATCCATGTCATCGGGGTTACCGACAGAGAAAAACTTGCCAAGGCAGTTGAGTCACTCGCCGGTGTTGAGAATTTAATTCCAATTTTGAGTCCTTATAAACTCGCCAGCAGGGAATTCCATCCTGAAGATACTGTTATTTCAATAAATGGGAAAAAGATCGGAGACAAGTCAATCGCGGTGATTGCTGGTCCGTGTGCAGTAGAATCAGAAGATATGATGATTGAAATTGCTATTGCTATCAAAGAAGCAGGCGCACAATTTTTAAGAGGTGGTGCATATAAACCACGCAGTTCGCCATACAGCTTTCACGGACTTGGTGAGAAAGGACTTGAGATACTCGCAAAGGCAAGGGAAAAGACCGGTTTATACATTGTAACAGAAGTTCTCTCTGAAATTGATGTTCCGCTGGTGTATAAATATGCCGATATACTACAAATCGGAGCGAGAAATATGCAAAATTTCCCATTGCTTAAAACTGTTGGCAGATTTAATAAACCAGTTTTATTAAAAAGGGGAATGTCTGCAACGATTGAAGAATGGCTCATGGCAGCAGAATACATACTTTCTGAAGGAAATCAAAATGTCATATTATGCGAAAGAGGAATCAGAACCTTTGAAACATATACACGAAACACCCTTGATATATCTGCTGTCCCCGTGATAAAACGCTTTTCTCATCTCCCAATAATTGTTGATCCCAGCCATTCATCTGGTGATTGGAGATATGTAAATGCCCTTGCCCGTGCAGGTATTGCTGCGGGAGCTGATGGAATTATTGTTGAGGTTCACCCTGATCCGGCAAATGCCCTTTCTGATGGAAAGCAGTCATTAAAACTTGAAGTATTCAAAGAACTTATGGAAGAGGTTAAAAAGATTACTTCGGTAATCGGGAGGACGTTATGA